The following proteins come from a genomic window of Megalobrama amblycephala isolate DHTTF-2021 linkage group LG1, ASM1881202v1, whole genome shotgun sequence:
- the foxf1 gene encoding forkhead box protein F1 gives MTAEVQQPSVQTSAHSSPMSEKPHGQTPVMETSSSSSSTKTKKTNAGIRRPEKPPYSYIALIVMAIQSSPTKRLTLSEIYQFLQSRFPFFRGSYQGWKNSVRHNLSLNECFIKLPKGLGRPGKGHYWTIDPASEFMFEEGSFRRRPRGFRRKCQALKPSMYSMMNGLGFNHIPESYNFQGGGGGLSCPPNSLSLESGIGMMNGHLASNMEGMGLAGHSMSHLSANSGHSYMSSCTGSSGSEYPHHDNSASPLLTSGGVMEPHAVYSSTASAWPPAPPASLNNGASYIKQQPLSPCNPGANPLQPSLPTHSLEQSYLHQNGHGTADLQGMPRYHSQSPSMCDRKEFVFSFNAMTSSSMHSPGSSSYYHHQQVSYQDIKPCVM, from the exons ATGACGGCTGAGGTCCAGCAGCCCTCAGTGCAGACCTCTGCTCACAGTAGCCCCATGTCGGAGAAACCGCACGGACAGACGCCTGTGATGGAaacctcctcttcctcctccagCACCAAAACTAAAAAGACGAACGCTGGAATTCGTCGTCCTGAAAAGCCCCCGTACTCTTACATCGCTCTCATTGTCATGGCCATCCAGAGCTCTCCAACCAAACGACTCACTCTGAGCGAAATTTATCAGTTCCTACAGAGCCGCTTCCCGTTTTTCAGAGGTTCGTATCAAGGCTGGAAAAATTCGGTGCGTCACAATCTGTCTCTGAACGAGTGCTTTATCAAGCTGCCCAAGGGTCTGGGAAGACCTGGTAAGGGTCACTACTGGACCATCGACCCGGCCAGTGAGTTCATGTTCGAGGAGGGATCTTTCCGCAGGAGGCCGCGGGGATTCAGGCGCAAATGTCAGGCGCTCAAACCTTCCATGTACAGCATGATGAACGGGCTGGGATTCAATCACATACCCGAGTCCTATAACTTTCAGGGGGGCGGAGGGGGCCTGTCTTGTCCTCCAAACAGTTTATCTTTGGAGAGCGGGATTGGGATGATGAATGGACATTTGGCCAGCAATATGGAAGGAATGGGCTTGGCAGGACACTCCATGTCCCATCTATCAGCGAATAGTGGACATTCCTACATGAGCAGTTGCACGGGATCCTCAGGGAGTGAGTACCCCCACCACGACAATTCCGCATCGCCGCTTCTCACCAGCGGGGGAGTGATGGAGCCGCATGCTGTGTATTCTAGCACGGCCTCAGCCTGGCCTCCAGCGCCCCCGGCCTCTCTAAATAATGGGGCGTCTTACATCAAACAGCAACCGCTCTCTCCGTGCAACCCGGGAGCCAATCCACTGCAGCCCAGTTTACCCACACACTCTCTGGAACAGTCCTACCTGCACCAGAACGGCCACGGCACCGCCGACCTTCAAG GTATGCCGCGCTACCATTCCCAGTCTCCCAGCATGTGTGACAGGAAAGAATTTGTCTTCTCTTTTAACGCCATGACCTCTTCATCGATGCATTCACCAGGGAGCAGCTCGTACTACCACCATCAGCAGGTCTCATATCAGGACATCAAACCCTGTGTGATGTGA